One genomic window of Arachis stenosperma cultivar V10309 chromosome 10, arast.V10309.gnm1.PFL2, whole genome shotgun sequence includes the following:
- the LOC130956454 gene encoding BTB/POZ domain-containing protein At3g56230-like, whose amino-acid sequence MDCCVCTSMPLILRPPRNSICGACYEGARTIINMINNLETEKTKQNTNPNNNNNGSLASRRNSSKTLDDCIRWWSEQIEILNQQKEDLGFLRGIVSAFKEQIHTDILVSPGGHGLPIPAHKSVLATRSEIFKNMLECDECKAAPNNQTITIPDLNHEELSSLLEFLYSGTLPEETIAKDVYALSRAADKYAIPHLLRHCERYLLSSLDTSNALQTLEIADVCSSHNLKETTLVFLVKNIEHVVSSPRFEAFVHRNPHLTVQLVSRAYANGSK is encoded by the exons ATGGATTGTTGTGTATGCACAAGCATGCCATTGATATTAAGGCCACCGAGGAACTCAATATGTGGGGCTTGTTATGAAGGAGCAAGGACCATAATCAACATGATCAACAATCTCGAAACtgagaaaacaaaacaaaacactaaccccaataacaataataacggTTCTCTGGCTTCAAGGCGAAATTCCAGTAAG ACATTGGATGATTGTATTAGATGGTGGTCAGAGCAGATAGAGATTTTGAATCAACAAAAGGAGGATTTGGGTTTTCTTAGAGGCATTGTTTCTGCCTTCAAAGAACAAATTCACACCGATATACTTGTTAGCCCAGGTGGCCATGGTCTTCCAATACCTGCACATAAGTCTGTATTG GCAACAAGATCAGAAATCTTTAAGAACATGCTTGAGTGTGATGAATGCAAAGCAGCACCCAATAACCAAACCATAACCATACCAGACCTGAACCATGAAGAGCTATCATCTCTACTAGAGTTCCTCTACAGCGGCACACTACCTGAAGAAACAATCGCAAAGGATGTCTACGCCTTATCGCGCGCCGCCGATAAGTACGCCATCCCACATTTGTTAAGGCACTGCGAGAGGTATTTGCTGAGTTCACTCGACACTTCCAATGCACTCCAGACGCTTGAGATCGCCGACGTGTGTTCCAGTCACAATTTGAAGGAGACAACGTTGGTTTTCTTAGTTAAGAACATTGAGCATGTTGTGTCATCGCCTAGGTTTGAAGCTTTTGTTCATAGGAATCCACATTTAACCGTCCAATTGGTTTCAAGGGCTTATGCAAATGGCTCCAAATAA
- the LOC130957985 gene encoding uncharacterized protein LOC130957985 yields MKPAQWVSEHKLTTIGALWATGVGASLMAYARTKSRMKPSLRLIHARLNAQAFTVAVLSGAAAYHYYANINNDQNRSVDEDIQIRPSSSPNVKEFVEWDLHSPF; encoded by the exons ATGAAGCCAGCTCAGTGGGTTTCAGAGCATAAGCTCACTACCATTG GGGCACTGTGGGCTACAGGTGTTGGAGCATCACTGATGGCATATGCACGCACAAAGTCTCGTATGAAACCAAGCCTAAGGCTTATCCATGCTAG GTTGAATGCACAAGCTTTTACTGTAGCAGTTCTATCAGGTGCAGCTGCATATCACTACTATGCTAATATTAATAACGATCAGAATCGTTCTGTTGATGAGGATATTCAAATTAGACCATCTTCTTCACCCAATGTTAAAGAGTTCGTTGAATGGGACCTACATTCTCCtttctaa